A section of the Metabacillus endolithicus genome encodes:
- a CDS encoding YwmB family TATA-box binding protein: MRYKGIGIMVLMLSILFSFLANHIGATERQSKLLQIAKGMEHQDIDIKEWSLYAKQVVSNQSIDEVKQMTDQYRQFNWTFSEDDNVYKAIGVFNNREKNVTEKLQILNTLTNNQSQSYILYEVKGVNSQKNWNNINDYFQTNAFDIFHEKPTIFACMAGIINDNMEGVLNQKSKNLLKEFEAKPVEQLQEPDFLSVSAKTPIWEDYIPTDENNMNIQIALRTDGLGGKTTVVIGTPIITSEY; this comes from the coding sequence ATGAGATATAAAGGGATAGGAATTATGGTTTTAATGTTGTCAATACTTTTTAGTTTCTTGGCAAATCACATTGGAGCAACTGAACGTCAATCGAAATTACTTCAAATTGCTAAAGGTATGGAACATCAAGATATTGACATCAAAGAATGGTCTTTATATGCTAAACAGGTTGTCAGCAATCAATCAATCGATGAAGTGAAACAAATGACAGACCAATACCGTCAATTTAATTGGACGTTCTCAGAGGACGATAACGTTTATAAAGCGATTGGTGTTTTTAACAATAGAGAGAAAAATGTGACAGAAAAGCTTCAGATTTTAAACACCCTCACAAACAATCAATCACAATCGTATATCCTTTATGAGGTTAAGGGTGTAAACTCACAAAAAAATTGGAACAACATCAACGACTACTTCCAAACAAATGCTTTCGACATCTTTCATGAAAAACCTACAATTTTTGCTTGTATGGCAGGAATCATTAATGATAATATGGAAGGTGTTTTGAATCAAAAATCAAAAAACTTGTTAAAAGAATTTGAGGCGAAACCGGTAGAACAACTGCAGGAACCAGATTTTCTCTCGGTATCGGCTAAAACCCCTATATGGGAAGATTACATTCCAACAGATGAAAACAACATGAACATACAAATTGCATTAAGAACTGACGGATTGGGCGGTAAAACTACGGTCGTTATAGGAACACCAATCATTACGTCTGAATATTAA
- a CDS encoding DUF1146 family protein has translation MPDYGQLALISMVVHLAFIAVTWWALQALNIEKWIKAGKVIQAKVLLILLTISIGSLVSNFFLDYLLWSQQLPSLF, from the coding sequence ATGCCCGACTATGGACAACTGGCCTTAATAAGTATGGTTGTACACCTAGCTTTCATCGCAGTAACTTGGTGGGCCTTACAAGCGTTAAACATTGAAAAATGGATAAAAGCGGGCAAAGTCATTCAAGCGAAGGTACTTCTTATATTATTAACCATTAGCATTGGATCATTAGTAAGTAATTTTTTCCTTGATTATTTATTATGGTCACAACAACTTCCATCACTTTTTTAA
- the murA gene encoding UDP-N-acetylglucosamine 1-carboxyvinyltransferase, with amino-acid sequence MEKIIVRGGRRLNGTVQVEGAKNAVLPVIAASLLASEDKSIISNVPTLSDVYTINEVLRHLGADVHFENNQVIVDASKELSTEAPFEYVRKMRASVLVMGALLARNGHARVALPGGCAIGSRPIDQHLKGFEAMGASIKVGNGFIEAEVNGRLKGAKVYLDFPSVGATENIIMAAALAEGTTVLENVAKEPEIVDLANYINAMGGKIRGAGTGTIRIEGVETLKGINHSIIPDRIEAGTFMVAAAITGGDVLVKGAIPEHLTSLVAKMEEMGVKIVEEQEGLRVIGPEKLKSVDLKTMPHPGFPTDMQSQMMALLLCANGTSMITETVFENRFMHVEEFRRMNGDIKIEGRSVIINGPVKLQGAEVAATDLRAGAALILAGLCAEGHTRVTELKHLDRGYVNFHEKLASIGADIERVKEEITTKSDQQAAVSSD; translated from the coding sequence TTGGAAAAAATCATCGTCCGCGGCGGTCGTAGGTTAAACGGTACTGTGCAAGTTGAAGGAGCAAAAAATGCCGTTCTACCAGTTATCGCTGCATCATTATTAGCAAGTGAAGATAAAAGTATCATAAGTAATGTGCCTACGCTCTCCGATGTGTATACAATTAATGAAGTTCTTCGCCATTTAGGCGCAGATGTCCATTTTGAAAATAATCAAGTGATTGTAGATGCATCAAAAGAGCTATCAACGGAAGCACCATTTGAATATGTAAGAAAGATGCGTGCCTCTGTACTTGTCATGGGAGCACTTCTAGCACGTAATGGTCATGCACGTGTTGCATTACCTGGCGGCTGCGCAATTGGCTCACGTCCAATTGATCAGCATCTAAAAGGCTTTGAAGCAATGGGAGCTTCGATTAAAGTTGGTAACGGCTTTATTGAAGCAGAAGTAAATGGAAGACTAAAAGGTGCTAAAGTTTACCTTGATTTCCCAAGTGTTGGTGCAACAGAAAACATCATCATGGCAGCTGCTTTAGCAGAGGGAACAACGGTACTAGAAAACGTAGCAAAAGAACCTGAAATCGTTGACTTAGCGAACTATATCAATGCTATGGGTGGTAAAATCCGCGGCGCCGGTACAGGAACAATCCGTATTGAAGGTGTGGAAACTCTAAAAGGTATTAACCACTCAATCATTCCTGACCGTATTGAAGCAGGTACGTTTATGGTAGCTGCAGCAATCACAGGCGGAGACGTTCTTGTAAAAGGAGCAATTCCAGAGCATTTAACATCTCTTGTTGCAAAAATGGAAGAGATGGGCGTTAAAATTGTTGAAGAACAAGAAGGTTTACGTGTCATCGGACCTGAGAAATTAAAATCTGTAGACTTAAAAACAATGCCACACCCAGGTTTCCCAACAGATATGCAATCGCAAATGATGGCATTGTTACTATGCGCAAACGGAACTAGCATGATCACAGAAACAGTTTTCGAAAATCGCTTCATGCACGTGGAAGAATTCCGTCGTATGAATGGAGATATCAAAATAGAGGGACGTTCTGTTATCATCAATGGACCTGTAAAGCTACAAGGTGCAGAGGTAGCAGCAACTGACCTACGTGCTGGTGCGGCACTAATTCTAGCTGGATTATGTGCAGAAGGCCATACACGTGTCACTGAACTAAAACACCTAGATCGTGGCTATGTAAACTTCCACGAAAAGCTTGCATCAATCGGCGCAGATATCGAACGTGTAAAAGAAGAAATCACAACAAAATCTGATCAGCAAGCAGCTGTATCATCAGATTAA